From Streptomyces cyaneogriseus subsp. noncyanogenus, the proteins below share one genomic window:
- a CDS encoding discoidin domain-containing protein, whose translation MTSVGTPPAFRRFNPAARRATAGALVSSLVGALLALVPAAPATAAETLLSQGRPATASSAEGTAFAASAAVDGNLTGTRWASQWSDNQWLQVDLGQTTAISRVVLTWEAAYGKAYNIQLSDNGNDWRTVKSVTAGDGGTDDITVSGTGRYVRLQGITRATGYGYSLWEFQVYGGTGDTPQLPGGGDLGPNVHVIDPSTPDIQGKLDAVFKQQESAQFGTGRHAFLFKPGTYNNLNAQIGFYTQIAGLGLKPDDTLINGDITVDAGWFNGNATQNFWRGAENLAVNPVNGTNRWAVSQASSFRRMHVKGGLNLAPNGYGWASGGYIADSKIDGQIGNYSQQQWYTRDSAIGGWSNSVWNQVFSGVEGAPANSFPEPRYTTLATTPVSREKPFLYLDGNEYKVFAPAKRTGARGTTWASGTPQGQSIPLSRFYVVKPGATAATINQALAQGLHLLFTPGVYHVDRTIEINRPDTIVLGLGLATIIPDNGVTALRVADVDGVRLAGFLIDAGTVNSPTLLEVGPQNASADHSANPTTVQDVYIRIGGAGAGKATTSMVVNSDDTIIDHTWVWRADHGDGVGWETNRADYGVRVNGDDVLATGLFVEHFNKYDVEWYGERGRTIFFQNEKAYDAPNQAAIQNGTTKGYAAYRVDDSVNTHEGWGMGSYCYYNVDPTIRQDHGFKAPVKPGVKFHSLLTVSLGGNGHFEHVINDTGAPTQGTETVPSTVVSYP comes from the coding sequence ATGACTTCAGTCGGGACACCGCCGGCCTTCCGGCGATTCAACCCGGCCGCCAGACGTGCCACCGCGGGCGCCCTGGTCTCGTCCCTGGTCGGCGCGCTGCTCGCGCTCGTCCCCGCCGCCCCGGCCACGGCCGCCGAGACCCTGCTGTCCCAGGGCAGGCCCGCCACCGCGTCGTCGGCAGAGGGCACGGCGTTCGCCGCCTCGGCCGCCGTGGACGGCAACCTCACCGGCACCCGCTGGGCCAGCCAGTGGAGCGACAACCAGTGGCTCCAGGTCGACCTCGGCCAGACCACCGCCATCAGCCGCGTGGTACTGACCTGGGAAGCGGCCTACGGCAAGGCTTACAACATCCAGCTCTCCGACAACGGCAACGACTGGCGCACCGTCAAGTCCGTCACCGCCGGCGACGGCGGCACGGACGACATCACCGTCTCCGGCACCGGCCGCTACGTCCGCCTCCAGGGCATCACCCGCGCCACCGGCTACGGCTACTCCCTCTGGGAGTTCCAGGTCTACGGCGGCACCGGCGACACCCCCCAGCTCCCCGGCGGCGGCGACCTCGGCCCCAATGTGCACGTCATCGACCCCTCCACCCCCGACATCCAGGGGAAGCTGGACGCGGTCTTCAAACAGCAGGAGTCCGCGCAGTTCGGCACCGGCCGGCACGCGTTCCTGTTCAAGCCGGGCACCTACAACAACCTCAACGCCCAGATCGGCTTCTACACCCAGATCGCGGGCCTCGGCCTGAAGCCCGACGACACCCTCATCAACGGTGACATCACCGTCGACGCGGGCTGGTTCAACGGCAACGCCACCCAGAACTTCTGGCGCGGCGCCGAGAACCTCGCGGTCAACCCGGTCAACGGCACCAACCGGTGGGCGGTCTCCCAGGCGTCCTCCTTCCGCCGGATGCACGTCAAGGGCGGCCTCAACCTCGCACCGAACGGCTACGGCTGGGCCAGCGGCGGTTACATCGCCGACTCCAAGATCGACGGCCAGATCGGCAACTACTCCCAGCAGCAGTGGTACACGCGGGACAGCGCCATCGGCGGCTGGTCCAACTCCGTGTGGAACCAGGTCTTCTCCGGCGTCGAGGGCGCCCCGGCCAACAGCTTCCCCGAGCCGCGCTACACCACCCTCGCCACCACCCCGGTCTCGCGCGAGAAGCCGTTCCTCTACCTCGACGGCAACGAGTACAAGGTCTTCGCCCCCGCCAAGCGCACGGGCGCCCGCGGCACCACCTGGGCGAGCGGCACCCCGCAGGGCCAGTCCATCCCGCTGAGCCGCTTCTACGTCGTCAAGCCCGGCGCCACCGCCGCCACCATCAACCAGGCACTCGCCCAGGGCCTGCACCTGCTGTTCACGCCCGGCGTCTACCACGTGGACCGGACGATCGAGATCAACCGGCCCGACACCATCGTGCTCGGCCTGGGCCTCGCCACCATCATCCCGGACAACGGCGTGACCGCCCTGCGGGTCGCCGACGTCGACGGCGTACGCCTCGCGGGCTTCCTCATCGACGCCGGAACGGTCAACTCGCCGACCCTGCTGGAGGTCGGCCCGCAGAACGCCTCCGCCGACCACTCCGCGAACCCCACGACCGTGCAGGACGTGTACATCCGCATCGGCGGCGCGGGCGCCGGCAAGGCCACCACCAGCATGGTCGTCAACAGCGACGACACGATCATCGACCACACCTGGGTGTGGCGCGCCGACCACGGCGACGGCGTCGGCTGGGAGACCAACCGGGCCGACTACGGCGTCCGCGTCAACGGTGACGACGTGCTGGCCACCGGCCTGTTCGTGGAGCACTTCAACAAGTACGACGTCGAGTGGTACGGCGAGCGGGGCCGCACCATCTTCTTCCAGAACGAGAAGGCGTACGACGCCCCGAACCAGGCCGCCATCCAGAACGGCACCACCAAGGGCTACGCCGCCTACCGGGTCGACGACTCGGTGAACACCCATGAGGGCTGGGGCATGGGCAGCTACTGCTACTACAACGTCGACCCGACGATCCGGCAGGACCACGGCTTCAAGGCGCCGGTCAAGCCCGGCGTGAAGTTCCACAGCCTGCTCACCGTCTCGCTCGGCGGCAACGGCCACTTCGAGCACGTCATCAACGACACCGGTGCGCCGACCCAGGGCACCGAGACCGTCCCCTCGACGGTCGTCTCCTACCCCTGA
- a CDS encoding LacI family DNA-binding transcriptional regulator yields MSKRGPTLEDVAREAGVSRATVSRVVNGVRNVDPRIQDVVRRAISRTGYTPNQAARSLVTRRTGAVALVFSAVGEAFAARVFADPFFGRVVDGALGFLRERTVQPVLLVAESEQARGQVTQYLRQGAADGALVVCLDADDPLPAMLVAAGVPTVLFGRPPGRLRAGYVDLDNAAGARLAAGHLLARGRRRLATIGAPGSAPAARDRLDGFRATLAEAGITDVPVVRGRFTAESGREAMARLLREHPGLDGVFAANDLMAQGACQYLREQGLAVPGDIAVVGFDDSRAATECRPGLTTVRQPVEEMAAAMARLLVEQLRGGTDGGSRTLFEPVLVVRESA; encoded by the coding sequence GTGAGTAAGAGGGGACCGACTCTGGAGGACGTCGCACGTGAGGCCGGAGTCTCCCGTGCGACGGTGTCACGCGTGGTCAACGGCGTGCGCAATGTGGACCCGCGGATCCAGGACGTGGTGCGCCGGGCGATCAGCCGCACCGGCTACACCCCCAACCAGGCGGCCCGTTCGCTGGTGACCCGCCGTACGGGCGCGGTGGCGCTGGTGTTCTCCGCGGTGGGCGAGGCGTTCGCCGCGCGCGTCTTCGCCGACCCGTTCTTCGGACGGGTGGTGGACGGGGCGTTGGGCTTCCTGCGCGAGCGGACCGTCCAGCCGGTACTGCTGGTCGCCGAGTCCGAGCAGGCCAGGGGCCAGGTCACGCAGTACCTGCGGCAGGGTGCCGCCGACGGCGCGCTGGTGGTCTGCCTGGACGCGGACGACCCGCTGCCGGCGATGCTGGTGGCAGCGGGTGTTCCGACGGTGCTCTTCGGCCGCCCGCCCGGCCGGCTGCGCGCGGGGTACGTCGACCTCGACAACGCCGCGGGCGCCCGGCTCGCGGCCGGGCACCTCCTCGCCCGCGGCCGGCGGCGGCTCGCCACCATCGGCGCGCCCGGCTCCGCCCCGGCCGCCCGGGACCGCCTCGACGGCTTTCGCGCGACGCTGGCCGAGGCGGGGATCACCGACGTACCCGTGGTCCGGGGGCGGTTCACCGCCGAGAGCGGCCGGGAGGCGATGGCCCGGCTGCTGCGGGAGCACCCCGGGCTGGACGGGGTGTTCGCCGCCAACGACCTGATGGCGCAGGGTGCGTGCCAGTACCTGCGGGAACAGGGGCTGGCCGTGCCCGGCGACATCGCCGTGGTGGGCTTCGACGACTCCCGGGCCGCCACGGAGTGCCGGCCCGGACTGACCACGGTGCGCCAGCCGGTGGAGGAGATGGCCGCGGCGATGGCCCGGCTGCTGGTCGAACAGCTCCGGGGCGGCACCGACGGCGGCTCCCGGACACTGTTCGAGCCGGTGCTGGTGGTGCGCGAGTCGGCCTGA
- a CDS encoding GH1 family beta-glucosidase produces MSDSAAPYALDLAAFPADFTWGTATSAYQIEGAVAEDGRAPSIWDTFSHTPGRVDNDDHGDVACDHYHRWPEDIALMRELGTDGYRMSVAWPRVLPGGDGPVNAAGLDFYDRLVDGLLAAGITPSVTLYHWDLPQALQDRGGWTERDTAEHLAAYASVVAGRLGDRVTRWATLNEPLCSGWIGHLEGRMAPGLTDLTAAVRASYHLLLAHGLAVQAVRAAAPGAQVGLVTNHSTVEPATARPEDAAAAARLDGHTNRWWLDPVYGRGFPADMRELYGVELPERPGDLEVMASPTDWHGLNYYFPSVVVDDPEGPVPHAREIKVPGVPRSGMDWPVDAAGLEGMLMRLTDDYGVRRIYVTENGSAYPDTVAPDGTVHDPERTRYLEDHLAACARALRKGAPLAGYYAWSLLDNFEWAYGYDKRFGLVHVDYATQKRTMKSSGRRYAEIIRAHRDSVSVAS; encoded by the coding sequence GTGTCCGACTCCGCAGCCCCGTACGCCCTCGACCTCGCGGCCTTCCCGGCCGACTTCACCTGGGGCACCGCGACCTCCGCCTACCAGATCGAGGGCGCGGTGGCCGAGGACGGCCGCGCCCCGTCCATCTGGGACACCTTCAGCCACACACCCGGCCGGGTGGACAACGACGACCACGGCGACGTCGCCTGCGACCACTACCACCGCTGGCCCGAGGACATCGCCCTGATGAGGGAACTCGGCACCGACGGCTACCGCATGTCCGTGGCCTGGCCCCGGGTGCTGCCCGGCGGCGACGGTCCCGTCAACGCCGCGGGTCTGGACTTCTACGACCGGCTCGTCGACGGCCTGCTCGCCGCAGGCATCACCCCGTCCGTCACCCTCTACCACTGGGACCTGCCGCAGGCCCTCCAGGACCGCGGCGGCTGGACCGAGCGCGACACCGCCGAACACCTCGCCGCCTACGCCTCCGTCGTCGCCGGCCGGCTCGGTGACCGGGTCACCCGTTGGGCCACCCTCAACGAGCCGCTGTGCTCCGGCTGGATCGGCCACCTGGAGGGCCGGATGGCCCCCGGCCTCACCGACCTCACCGCGGCCGTCCGCGCCTCCTACCACCTGCTGCTCGCCCACGGCCTGGCCGTACAGGCGGTGCGCGCCGCCGCGCCCGGCGCGCAGGTCGGCCTGGTCACCAACCACTCCACCGTCGAACCCGCAACCGCCCGCCCCGAGGACGCCGCCGCGGCCGCCCGCCTCGACGGCCACACCAACCGCTGGTGGCTCGACCCGGTCTACGGCCGCGGCTTCCCCGCCGACATGCGCGAGCTGTACGGCGTCGAGCTTCCCGAACGCCCCGGCGACCTGGAGGTGATGGCGTCCCCGACCGACTGGCACGGCCTCAACTACTACTTCCCGTCCGTCGTCGTCGACGACCCGGAGGGGCCCGTGCCCCACGCCCGTGAGATCAAGGTGCCCGGTGTGCCCCGCTCCGGTATGGACTGGCCGGTCGACGCCGCCGGCCTGGAGGGCATGCTGATGCGGCTCACCGACGACTACGGGGTGCGCCGCATCTACGTCACCGAGAACGGCTCCGCCTACCCGGACACCGTCGCCCCGGACGGCACCGTCCACGATCCCGAGCGCACCCGCTACCTGGAGGACCACCTGGCCGCCTGCGCCCGTGCCCTGCGCAAGGGCGCCCCGCTGGCGGGCTACTACGCCTGGTCCCTGCTGGACAACTTCGAGTGGGCGTACGGCTACGACAAGCGCTTCGGGCTGGTGCACGTGGACTACGCGACCCAGAAGCGCACCATGAAGAGCAGCGGCCGCCGCTACGCGGAGATCATCCGCGCCCACCGGGACTCCGTGTCCGTCGCCTCCTGA
- a CDS encoding carbohydrate ABC transporter permease, giving the protein MAAPPSFLWTRRIFLTALTVFVLLPVYVMLSSSLKPLEDVSDKFQWIPSGLTLRPYADIWETVPLADYFVNSLIVSGAATVCSVVIAVFAAYAVSRYDFRGKRVFTVTVLSTQMFPGILFLLPLFLIYVNIGSATGIALFGSRGGLILTYLTFSLPFSIWMLIGYFDSIPRDLDEAAKVDGCGPIGALFRVIVPAAVPGIVAVAVYAFMTAWGEVLFASVMTNDTTRTLAVGLQGYSTLNDVYWNQIMAASLVVSVPVVAGFLLLQRYLVAGLTAGAVK; this is encoded by the coding sequence ATGGCCGCCCCGCCGTCCTTCCTGTGGACCCGGCGGATCTTCCTCACCGCCCTGACGGTGTTCGTCCTGCTGCCGGTCTACGTGATGCTCTCCAGCTCGCTCAAGCCGCTGGAGGACGTCTCGGACAAGTTCCAGTGGATCCCCTCCGGGCTCACGCTCCGGCCGTACGCCGACATCTGGGAGACCGTCCCGCTGGCGGACTACTTCGTCAACTCCCTGATCGTCTCGGGCGCCGCCACCGTCTGCTCGGTGGTCATCGCGGTGTTCGCCGCCTACGCCGTCAGCCGCTACGACTTCCGCGGCAAGCGGGTCTTCACGGTCACGGTCCTGTCGACGCAGATGTTCCCCGGCATCCTCTTCCTGCTGCCGCTGTTCCTCATCTACGTCAACATCGGGAGCGCCACCGGCATCGCCCTGTTCGGCTCGCGGGGCGGTCTGATCCTCACCTATCTGACCTTCTCGCTGCCGTTCTCCATCTGGATGCTCATCGGCTACTTCGACTCCATCCCGCGCGACCTGGACGAGGCCGCCAAGGTCGACGGGTGCGGCCCGATCGGCGCGCTGTTCCGGGTGATCGTCCCGGCGGCCGTGCCCGGCATCGTCGCGGTCGCCGTGTACGCCTTCATGACCGCCTGGGGCGAGGTCCTCTTCGCCTCCGTCATGACCAACGACACCACCCGCACCCTCGCCGTCGGCCTTCAGGGCTACTCCACGCTCAACGACGTGTACTGGAACCAGATCATGGCCGCCTCCCTCGTGGTGAGCGTGCCCGTGGTCGCCGGATTCCTGCTTCTGCAACGCTATCTGGTCGCCGGCCTGACCGCCGGTGCCGTGAAGTAG
- a CDS encoding carbohydrate ABC transporter permease, which translates to MTTTAVSRHDRSGPGTKRRQDRPGAKRTTRRSGRLRHISLPYLLLLPALLLELLVHLVPMLMGIVMSFKELTQFYLSNWSAAPWAGLDNFRIAVDFDAPIGEALLKSFLTTCLFTVCSVGLCWLIGTAAAVFLQEKFRGRGLLRTLFLVPYALPVYAAVITWVFMFQRDNGLVNHVLHDQLGIGDNPAFWLVGDNAFWALLTVSVWKGWPFAFLTLMAGLQNIPRDMYEAAALDGAGVWKQIRHITLPSLRPVNQVLVLVLFLWTFNDFNTPFVLFGKAAPESADLISLHIYQSSFQTWNFGTGSAMSVLLLLFLLVVTGVYLLVTSRGKKAKARA; encoded by the coding sequence ATGACCACCACCGCCGTATCCCGCCACGACAGGTCCGGGCCGGGGACGAAACGGCGGCAGGACCGCCCCGGAGCCAAGCGGACCACGCGCCGCTCCGGGCGGCTGCGCCACATCTCCCTGCCCTACCTGCTGCTCCTGCCCGCCCTCCTCCTCGAACTCCTCGTCCATCTCGTGCCGATGCTCATGGGCATCGTCATGAGCTTCAAGGAGCTCACCCAGTTCTATCTCTCCAACTGGTCCGCGGCGCCCTGGGCCGGTCTGGACAACTTCCGGATCGCCGTCGACTTCGACGCCCCCATCGGCGAGGCGCTGCTGAAGTCGTTCCTGACCACCTGCCTGTTCACCGTCTGCTCGGTGGGCCTGTGCTGGCTGATCGGGACCGCCGCCGCCGTCTTCCTCCAGGAGAAGTTCCGCGGCCGCGGCCTGTTGCGCACCCTCTTCCTCGTCCCGTACGCGCTGCCCGTCTACGCCGCCGTCATCACCTGGGTGTTCATGTTCCAGCGCGACAACGGCCTGGTGAACCACGTCCTGCACGACCAGCTCGGCATCGGCGACAACCCGGCCTTCTGGCTCGTCGGCGACAACGCGTTCTGGGCGCTGCTGACCGTCTCGGTGTGGAAGGGCTGGCCGTTCGCCTTCCTCACCCTGATGGCCGGGCTACAGAACATCCCCAGGGACATGTACGAGGCCGCGGCCCTCGACGGGGCGGGCGTCTGGAAGCAGATCCGGCACATCACCCTGCCCTCGCTGCGTCCCGTCAACCAGGTGCTCGTGCTGGTGCTGTTCCTGTGGACGTTCAACGACTTCAACACGCCGTTCGTGCTGTTCGGCAAGGCGGCCCCCGAATCCGCCGACCTGATCTCCCTGCACATCTACCAGTCCTCGTTCCAGACCTGGAACTTCGGCACCGGCTCGGCCATGTCCGTCCTGCTGCTGCTGTTCCTGCTCGTCGTGACCGGCGTCTACCTGCTGGTCACCAGCCGGGGAAAGAAGGCGAAGGCCCGTGCCTGA
- a CDS encoding ABC transporter substrate-binding protein — MRRFRAAVTGAITLSLALAVSACGGGSATGGGGDGSPKTLTYWASNQGANIEVDKKVLQPELDKFEKQTGIKVKLEVVPWSDLLNRILTATSSGQGPDVLNIGNTWSASLQASGALLPWDEKNFDSIGGKDRFVESALGSTGVQGQDPAAVPLYSMAYALYYNKKLFAEAGIAKPPTTWDELVAAGKKLTAKGKNGVGVEGSNLSNNIHQVFVLGKQHGADFFTPDGKPDFTSDGAVAAVKQYVDLMAQHEIVAPGNAEYAQNQSLSDFSKGKTGMVLWQTASATFKAQGMKDEDWGVAPAPVQSGKPGPGTATNSMVAGINMGVFKNTDNRDGALEFVKFMTSDAEQKILNKAYGSIPPVKSAQSDPAFGAPAVAVLRDTLATSAAALPQVPEESQFETVVGTAVKELFADAAAGRAVTEQSVREKLEKAQQQMPKK, encoded by the coding sequence ATGCGCAGATTCAGAGCCGCAGTCACCGGTGCCATCACCTTGTCCCTCGCGCTCGCTGTCTCGGCCTGCGGGGGCGGCTCCGCGACCGGCGGAGGCGGTGACGGCTCGCCGAAGACCCTGACGTACTGGGCCTCCAACCAGGGGGCGAACATCGAGGTCGACAAGAAGGTCCTCCAGCCGGAGCTCGACAAGTTCGAGAAGCAGACCGGCATCAAGGTGAAGCTGGAGGTCGTGCCCTGGTCGGACCTGCTGAACCGGATCCTCACCGCCACCTCCTCCGGCCAGGGCCCCGACGTCCTGAACATCGGCAACACATGGTCGGCCTCGCTCCAGGCGAGCGGTGCCCTGCTGCCCTGGGACGAGAAGAACTTCGACAGCATCGGCGGCAAGGACCGCTTCGTGGAGTCCGCGCTCGGCTCCACGGGAGTCCAGGGGCAGGACCCGGCCGCGGTCCCGCTGTACTCGATGGCGTACGCGCTCTACTACAACAAGAAGCTGTTCGCCGAGGCGGGGATAGCGAAGCCGCCGACCACCTGGGACGAGCTGGTCGCCGCGGGCAAGAAGCTCACCGCCAAGGGCAAGAACGGCGTCGGCGTCGAGGGCTCCAACCTCTCCAACAACATCCACCAGGTCTTCGTCCTCGGCAAGCAGCACGGCGCCGACTTCTTCACCCCCGACGGCAAGCCGGACTTCACCTCCGACGGGGCGGTCGCCGCGGTCAAGCAGTACGTCGACCTGATGGCGCAGCACGAGATCGTCGCTCCGGGCAACGCCGAGTACGCCCAGAACCAGTCGCTGAGCGACTTCTCCAAGGGCAAGACCGGCATGGTGCTGTGGCAGACCGCCTCCGCCACCTTCAAGGCCCAGGGCATGAAGGACGAGGACTGGGGCGTCGCCCCCGCCCCCGTCCAGTCCGGGAAGCCGGGCCCGGGCACGGCCACCAACTCGATGGTCGCCGGCATCAACATGGGGGTGTTCAAGAACACCGACAACCGCGACGGCGCGCTGGAGTTCGTGAAGTTCATGACCAGTGACGCGGAGCAGAAGATCCTCAACAAGGCCTACGGCTCCATCCCGCCGGTCAAGAGCGCCCAGTCCGACCCGGCCTTCGGCGCCCCGGCCGTCGCCGTGCTGCGCGACACCCTCGCCACCAGCGCCGCCGCCCTGCCGCAGGTCCCCGAGGAGTCCCAGTTCGAGACCGTCGTCGGGACCGCCGTCAAGGAGCTGTTCGCCGACGCCGCCGCCGGACGGGCCGTGACCGAGCAGTCGGTGCGCGAGAAGCTCGAGAAGGCCCAGCAGCAGATGCCGAAGAAGTAG
- a CDS encoding intradiol ring-cleavage dioxygenase — translation MTRTPTRAVPPEQSAREEELIARVQASFDSCRDPRLKELMRALVKHLHAFLREVRLTEEEWHKAIEFLTAVGHITDDKRQEFILLSDTLGASMQTIAINNEVCGNATEATVFGPFFVEGSPRIEPGGDMSFGAAGEPCWVEGTVSDIDGNPVPGARIEVWEADEDGFYDVQYGDGRVAARAHLFSEADGGYRFWGVTPTPYPIPCDGPVGKMLEATGRSPMRASHLHFMVEAPGCRTLVTHIFVRGDELLGSDTVFGVKESLVKDFERRPPGTPTPDGRVVDGTWTKVRFDIVLAPADVRE, via the coding sequence GTGACCCGCACGCCCACCCGCGCCGTCCCGCCGGAGCAGAGCGCCCGCGAGGAAGAGCTGATCGCGCGCGTTCAGGCATCGTTCGACTCCTGCCGGGACCCCCGCCTGAAGGAGCTGATGCGGGCGCTCGTCAAGCACCTGCACGCCTTCCTGCGCGAGGTCCGCCTCACCGAGGAGGAATGGCACAAGGCCATCGAGTTCCTCACCGCCGTCGGGCACATCACGGACGACAAGCGCCAGGAGTTCATCCTGCTCTCGGACACCCTCGGGGCGTCGATGCAGACCATCGCGATCAACAACGAGGTCTGCGGCAACGCCACCGAGGCCACGGTCTTCGGTCCCTTCTTCGTCGAGGGATCTCCCCGGATCGAGCCGGGTGGGGACATGTCCTTCGGTGCCGCCGGCGAGCCGTGCTGGGTCGAGGGGACCGTTTCCGACATCGACGGCAACCCGGTTCCCGGGGCGAGGATCGAGGTCTGGGAAGCGGACGAGGACGGCTTCTACGACGTGCAGTACGGCGACGGCCGGGTCGCGGCCCGAGCCCACCTGTTCAGCGAGGCCGACGGCGGCTACCGCTTCTGGGGCGTCACACCGACGCCGTACCCCATCCCGTGCGACGGGCCCGTGGGGAAGATGCTGGAGGCGACCGGCCGCTCGCCGATGCGGGCCTCGCACCTCCACTTCATGGTCGAGGCACCGGGGTGCAGGACTCTCGTGACCCACATCTTCGTCCGGGGCGACGAACTGCTCGGCTCGGACACCGTCTTCGGCGTCAAGGAGTCACTGGTCAAGGACTTCGAGCGCCGGCCGCCCGGCACGCCGACGCCCGACGGACGAGTGGTCGACGGCACCTGGACCAAGGTCCGCTTCGACATCGTGCTCGCCCCGGCCGACGTACGGGAGTAG
- a CDS encoding maleylacetate reductase: MRFTHETLGQRAVFASGEAPAAVAAEVAALGARRVMLIAAPARAALADRVGADLPVAVRHDEVVMHVPVEVAERARQAAAAGSVDALVCVGGGSTTGLAKAVALTTGLPIVAVPTTYAGSEATHVWGLTEGGVKTTGVDARVLPHSIVYDASLMLSLPVEMSVASGLNALAHCVDSLWGPRVDPVDQALAGEGIRALALGLPAVAADPTGQEGREQTLYGAYLAAVAFASAGSGMHHKICHVLGGMFDLPHAQTHAVVLPHVLAFNAPSAPGAERRIAQALGSPTAGEGLAALRKVLRAPRALRDHGMPEDGITRAVAPVLAAVPGDNPTPVTEENVTALLRAAWEGSEPA, encoded by the coding sequence GTGCGGTTCACCCATGAGACGCTGGGACAGCGCGCCGTCTTCGCCTCCGGTGAGGCGCCCGCCGCGGTGGCGGCCGAAGTGGCCGCCCTGGGCGCGCGGCGAGTCATGCTCATCGCCGCGCCGGCGCGGGCCGCCCTCGCCGATCGCGTCGGTGCGGACCTGCCGGTGGCGGTGCGCCACGACGAGGTCGTCATGCATGTCCCGGTGGAGGTGGCCGAGCGTGCCCGGCAGGCCGCGGCGGCGGGCTCGGTGGACGCGCTCGTGTGTGTCGGCGGCGGCTCGACGACCGGCCTGGCCAAGGCGGTGGCGCTGACCACCGGTCTGCCGATCGTGGCGGTCCCCACCACCTACGCCGGTTCGGAGGCGACGCACGTCTGGGGCCTCACCGAGGGCGGGGTGAAGACCACCGGTGTCGACGCCCGGGTCCTGCCGCACTCGATCGTGTACGACGCCTCGCTGATGCTGAGCCTGCCGGTGGAGATGTCCGTGGCCAGCGGCCTCAACGCGCTGGCGCACTGCGTCGACTCCCTGTGGGGGCCGCGGGTCGACCCGGTCGACCAGGCCCTGGCCGGGGAGGGCATCCGCGCGCTGGCCCTCGGACTGCCTGCCGTGGCCGCCGATCCGACCGGCCAGGAGGGACGCGAGCAGACGCTGTACGGCGCCTATCTGGCCGCCGTCGCCTTCGCGTCGGCCGGCTCGGGGATGCACCACAAGATCTGTCATGTGCTCGGCGGGATGTTCGACCTGCCGCACGCCCAGACCCACGCGGTGGTGCTGCCGCACGTACTGGCCTTCAACGCCCCCTCCGCGCCCGGCGCCGAACGGCGCATCGCCCAGGCCCTCGGGAGCCCGACCGCGGGAGAGGGACTCGCGGCGCTGCGCAAGGTGCTCCGCGCTCCGCGCGCGCTGCGCGACCACGGCATGCCCGAGGACGGCATCACCCGGGCGGTCGCGCCCGTCCTCGCCGCCGTCCCCGGCGACAACCCCACCCCTGTGACCGAGGAGAACGTCACCGCGCTGCTGCGCGCAGCCTGGGAAGGAAGTGAACCGGCGTGA